A window of Microbispora hainanensis genomic DNA:
CGCAGGCGCGCCTCCCTGTTTGGGACGCCAATGCCTGAAATCATCCAGACCGTGGATGTCGTGGCGCTCGCACTGGGACTGGTGATCGGGGTGGTGGTCGGCGCGGCCCTGGCCGGGATGCGGGCCGCGGGCCGGACCGCCCAGGCGGCCGCAAGGGTGGCCGAGGCCGAGGCCCGGACGCGGGCGGCCGAGGACAAGGTGTCCTACATGGAGAACCAGCTCACCGAGCGGTTCCAGGCCCTCTCCGCGCACGCCCTCGACGTGGCCAACCTGCGTTTCCTCGAACTCGCCGAGAACCGGCTCAACACCACCAGGGCCGAGGCGGCCGGGGATCTCGACCAGCGCAGGCAGGCGGTCGAGAACCTGGTCGCGCCGCTGCGGGAGACGCTCGCCAAGGTGGAGAGCCAGCTCAGGGAGAGCGAGTCGGGCGCCCGCGCCGCCCGCGCCGAGCTGAGCAAGCAGATGGAGTTCGTACGGGAGAGCTCCGATCGGCTCAAGGCCCAGACGGACGCGCTGGTGCGGGCGCTCCAGCGGCCGGAGGCCCGGGGGCGGTGGGGAGAGCTCCAACTGCGCCGGGTCGCGGAGATCGCCGGGATGGCCCGCTTCTGCGACTTCGACGAGCAGGTGAGCGCCGTCACCCGTGACGGCGTGGTCCGGCCCGACATGGTCGTACGGCTCAGCGGCGGCAAGAACATCGTCGTGGACGCGAAGGTCTCGCTCGCCGCCTACCTGGAGGCGGCCGAGGCCGCCGATCCCGCGTTCGCCTCGGCCCGGCTGGACGCCCACGCGCGGCACGTACGCGAGCACGTCGACCGGTTAGCGGCCAAGTCCTACTGGCAGGCGTTCAACCCGTCGCCGGAGTTCGTGG
This region includes:
- a CDS encoding DNA recombination protein RmuC; the protein is MPEIIQTVDVVALALGLVIGVVVGAALAGMRAAGRTAQAAARVAEAEARTRAAEDKVSYMENQLTERFQALSAHALDVANLRFLELAENRLNTTRAEAAGDLDQRRQAVENLVAPLRETLAKVESQLRESESGARAARAELSKQMEFVRESSDRLKAQTDALVRALQRPEARGRWGELQLRRVAEIAGMARFCDFDEQVSAVTRDGVVRPDMVVRLSGGKNIVVDAKVSLAAYLEAAEAADPAFASARLDAHARHVREHVDRLAAKSYWQAFNPSPEFVVLFIPGEAFLAPALERDPGLLEYAMRRRVHIATPTTLVTMLRTAQYAWQQTAVSENAKAVFDLGKELYERLGGLGRHVDNLGKALTRAVTAYNQTVGSLESRVLVSARRMNDLGLVDYALDAPSAVEEVPRPVAIPELEGEERVSPPPPHRSER